The Streptococcus sp. DTU_2020_1001019_1_SI_AUS_MUR_006 sequence TAATCATTAAGACTGATTCCAATATCAAATCATAAAATTCTTGATAATTAAAAAACATCAAAAAACTACTTTGGAGTATAACAAGTGATAGAGATGCACACAACAATAAGGATAATAACTTACCAATATACATACTAGTTCTTGATTGCGAACCAGTTAACATTATCTGAAAACAACCTGCTTCTGCTTCCATTTCTATTACCTTTGCAGTAATAAAACCAATAATAATCGGGAACAATGCACCTAACGTAATCAAATAATTTAATGTGACATCCTCAATTGAATACCTACTTAGGCTCGTAAATTTAAAACCAGCATATATCATAATCACAAATAGTATTGGGAGAAACAGATATAACCAGGGTAACCAAGTATGTTTTATCTTATATAGTTCAGACTTTAAAATATTTATCACTATCCCACCTCCTGTTTTGCAAACCAAATAGATGATAAGTAAGATAATAGAAGAAATAACAGAATTGAGAAGATACATGGAGGCAAAATGGATGTGTTTAACATCATATTTCCTGCATCTGCTGGTAGTCCATTTGGCATAATTTTCAGCATTGGAACCATAGCTCTTATACTCCAACTATATGGGGAAAACAACCAATAATCTCCAGCAGAAAACATAATTCCAAGTACAACACCTAGTAAACCATTTATCATAAGACTAATAGAAAAACCAAACTTTTTAGCTAATAGTAGGCAAAATGGAATTTGCCATATGCTTGATACCACTAATGCTATACTCGAAACTAATAAAGTACTAAAGCTATAGCTTAAAAATATTTGTTCTCCAAAAATAAATTGCACAATTAAAACTGCTATCAAATGAACCAAACTTGTCATCAGAATCAAACAGCTTGCTACAATAATTTTTGATATCCAAATCTTTCTTAAATCAATACTTAGAGGATAAACTGCCCTATATTTTATTTTTTTATCTTCGTATCGATTCATTAAAGCAAGAATCAGTGCATAAGTAATTGGCATAATTATAGTATACCACCAATTATATGAATCTACTGTAAAATATGGTGGTGCCA is a genomic window containing:
- a CDS encoding lantibiotic immunity ABC transporter MutE/EpiE family permease subunit → MINYILSDYLKYKRTFLKKIIYIIPISLIILSYILAPPYFTVDSYNWWYTIIMPITYALILALMNRYEDKKIKYRAVYPLSIDLRKIWISKIIVASCLILMTSLVHLIAVLIVQFIFGEQIFLSYSFSTLLVSSIALVVSSIWQIPFCLLLAKKFGFSISLMINGLLGVVLGIMFSAGDYWLFSPYSWSIRAMVPMLKIMPNGLPADAGNMMLNTSILPPCIFSILLFLLLSYLSSIWFAKQEVG
- a CDS encoding lantibiotic immunity ABC transporter MutG family permease subunit produces the protein MINILKSELYKIKHTWLPWLYLFLPILFVIMIYAGFKFTSLSRYSIEDVTLNYLITLGALFPIIIGFITAKVIEMEAEAGCFQIMLTGSQSRTSMYIGKLLSLLLCASLSLVILQSSFLMFFNYQEFYDLILESVLMIIGVVPLYLIHLVISLRFGSGASIGLGFFETLIALLAVTSMGDKIWYYIPSSWSSRLCGLYFVDKISGENLFYYEFFKWSLVATPMIVVILFVSLIWFSKWNGRTNME